From the genome of Sulfurimonas paralvinellae:
GATAGTCCCTATAATAGGGGATTTTGAAGATTATACGCCAAATCCATTATTTAAATGAATAATTTTTATCTTATACATAAAAAGTTATTCACATCAATGCTTATTAAATATGCAATTAGTGAATATTATGTATATATTGGAGTGCTAAGGCTTCAAAATTCACATGGCTTTTAATATTATATTTTTCTCCATAAAGATCAAACTCTAATTCACTTGCATGCAACAACAGCCTTTGAGACCCGCTTTTAGAAAATCGCTCTTCTTGAGAAAGTTCTTTATCTAAAAATTTAACAATATCATTTTCATCTTGTCCATATATTGGATCACCGACGATTGGATGTTTCACGTGAAACAAATGAACACGTATCTGATGCTGTCTTCCGGTATGCGGTTTACACGCAACCAAGCTCATATCTAATTCCGGAAAATATTTTAAAAGTTTAAAATCTGTTTTTGATACTTTACCGCTTTCATCTACACGAACAACCATTCTTACAATTGCACTCTCATCTTCTGCTCTCAAAAGCGGAGCTTCAACACAAAGCGTCTCTGGAAACTCTCCGTGAACCATAGCAAGATATGTTTTTTTCATATCTCTCTCCTGAAACATTATCTTAATGTCTCTTTCGCTTGTTTTGTTTTTAGCACAAAGAACAAGACCGCTTGTCTCCTGATCTATTCTATGTGTAATATTTGCATCACGTCCATATTGATACTTCAGCTCATCTATTAAAGAGTAGGGTGTATTTCTATTTTGGGGATGAATAAGCACTCCGCTTGGTTTGTCAAAAACAACAAACTCCTCAGTTTCAAATGTAGGCTGCAATCCTTTCGTGATCGGTTCAAAGTAGATAAATTCAAATTCACCTTCAATATCTCCACCCGCTTTTGTAAGCGGCTCACCATTGACAAGTAGTCTGCCTTTAGCAATAAGACGCTGCGCTTCTTTTTGTGTGTAACCCAATTCATTCATTAGATAGAGAAAAGCTCTCTGTTTCTTTTGCGCTACAAATTTCTTTTTTACAAATGGCAAGCTTAATTCCTCTATTATGATAGTTATTGTAAAATATCATACTTATTTAAAACGAATTTTAGCACAATAAAGTTCTTAATCGAAAAGGTAAAAAATGGTAGATAGATACTCACGTCCAGAAATGGCAGACAAATGGACTTATCAAGCAAAATACCAAGCTTGGTTAGATGTAGAAAAAGCGGTTGTAAAAGCTTGGGCGAGACTTGGAAAGATTCCTCAGGAAGATGCAGACAAGATCGTTAAAAATGCAAGTTTTGATATTAAACGTATTGATGAAATAGAAGCGGTCACTCGTCACGACCTCATTGCATTCACTACTTCTGTAGCAGAGACGCTTGGCGATGAATCACGATGGTTTCACTATGGTATGACATCATCAGATACGATCGATACAGCTGTTGCCCTTCAAATGAAAGATTCCCTTGCTCTCATCATTGAAGATGTGAAAATGCTAATGGAATCTATCAAAAAACGCGCAATGGAACATAAGATGACTTTAATGGTAGGACGCTCACACGGTATTCACGGTGAGCCTATCACTTTTGGTCTTGTACTTGCTGTCTGGTATGATGAGATGGCACGTCATTTAGAGAATCTTGAACAGACTATGGACGTGATCTCTGTGGGACAGGTAAGTGGCGCAATGGGTAATTTTGCTCACGCACCATTAGAACTTGAAGAGTACACTTGTGAAGAGCTTGGGCTAAAACCTGCTCCTGCATCAAACCAAGTCATCCAGCGTGACCGTTATGCCCGCCTTGCATCTGCTTTGGCACTTATGGCCTCTTCCATTGAAAAATTCGCTGTACAGGTTCGCCACTGGCAAAGAACAGAAGTGTATGAGTGTGAAGAGTATTTTGCAAAGGGACAAAAAGGTTCATCGGCAATGCCGCACAAACGTAATCCTATACTTACAGAAAACATTACAGGTCTTGCCCGCATGATTCGTGCCTATGCAAATCCTGCTATGGAAAATGTGGCACTCTGGCATGAACGTGATATCTCTCACTCATCTACTGAACGCTTCTGGCTTCCTGATGCTTTTGTTACATCTGACTTTATGCTCCATCGTATGAATAATGTTATAGCAAACCTGACCGTCTATCCTGAAAACATGATGAAAAATCTCAATCTGACAGGCGGACTTGTCTTTTCTCAACGTGTTCTTCTTGAACTTCCTCTTCAAGGTGTCTCACGTGAAGATGCTTACAGAATAGTTCAAAGAAACGCTATGAAGGTTTGGGAAGAGATTCAACAGGGTCGTCCGACTACAAATGAAAAGGGTGAATCACTATACCTGAATCACCTCTTGGCAGATGAAGAACTCAGAAGCAAACTCTCTGAAGAACAGATTCGTGAATGTTTTAATTATGACTACTACACAAAAAATGTAGACAAAATTTTCGCAAGAGTTTTTAAATAGAATTTATAACTTTTTTTTATACTTTTCCAGATGTGTAACATCTGGAAAAACTTTCAAAAATATTTCCCTACTTCAATCTTTTTAAATAATAATTTCGATAAAATCAGATACATTAAAAAACAATATTTCGTAATTTTTTATCTAATGATTTTAAGAGTCGTTACATAAAAAATTCTTCATATTCAAGTTAGGAACAAGATCAATGATTACAGTTATAAAAAGAAACGGCAGAACCGAACCCCTTGATATTTCCAAAATACAAAAATACACTTCCGCAGCGGTAAAGGACTTAGCCAATGTAAGTCAAAGTGAGCTTGAGGTCGATGCTCAGATTCATTTCCGTGACGGTATAACATCCAAAGAGATTCAAGAGACACTCATCAAAACA
Proteins encoded in this window:
- a CDS encoding RluA family pseudouridine synthase is translated as MPFVKKKFVAQKKQRAFLYLMNELGYTQKEAQRLIAKGRLLVNGEPLTKAGGDIEGEFEFIYFEPITKGLQPTFETEEFVVFDKPSGVLIHPQNRNTPYSLIDELKYQYGRDANITHRIDQETSGLVLCAKNKTSERDIKIMFQERDMKKTYLAMVHGEFPETLCVEAPLLRAEDESAIVRMVVRVDESGKVSKTDFKLLKYFPELDMSLVACKPHTGRQHQIRVHLFHVKHPIVGDPIYGQDENDIVKFLDKELSQEERFSKSGSQRLLLHASELEFDLYGEKYNIKSHVNFEALALQYIHNIH
- the purB gene encoding adenylosuccinate lyase, translated to MVDRYSRPEMADKWTYQAKYQAWLDVEKAVVKAWARLGKIPQEDADKIVKNASFDIKRIDEIEAVTRHDLIAFTTSVAETLGDESRWFHYGMTSSDTIDTAVALQMKDSLALIIEDVKMLMESIKKRAMEHKMTLMVGRSHGIHGEPITFGLVLAVWYDEMARHLENLEQTMDVISVGQVSGAMGNFAHAPLELEEYTCEELGLKPAPASNQVIQRDRYARLASALALMASSIEKFAVQVRHWQRTEVYECEEYFAKGQKGSSAMPHKRNPILTENITGLARMIRAYANPAMENVALWHERDISHSSTERFWLPDAFVTSDFMLHRMNNVIANLTVYPENMMKNLNLTGGLVFSQRVLLELPLQGVSREDAYRIVQRNAMKVWEEIQQGRPTTNEKGESLYLNHLLADEELRSKLSEEQIRECFNYDYYTKNVDKIFARVFK